In Silene latifolia isolate original U9 population chromosome X, ASM4854445v1, whole genome shotgun sequence, the following proteins share a genomic window:
- the LOC141619119 gene encoding proteasome subunit beta type-2-A-like: MECVFGLVGDGFSIIAADTSAVNSILVHKSNEDKVMILDSHKLMGASGEAGDRVQFTEYVQKNVALYQFRNGIPLSTAATANFTRGELATALRKNPYSVNILLAGYDEETGPSLYFIDYIATLHKVDKAAFGYGAYFALSMMDRHYHSGMSLEKATDLVDKCILEIRSRLVVAPPNFVIKIVDKDGAREHAWRESIKDQSAASE; encoded by the exons ATGGAGTGTGTTTTCGGATTAGTCGGCGACGGATTTTCGATCATAGCAGCAGATACATCTGCAGTTAACAGCATATTAGTACACAAATCGAATGAAGACAAGGTTATGATTCTCGATTCTCACAAGCTTATGGGTGCTAGTGGGGAAGCCGGCGACAG AGTTCAATTCACGGAGTATGTTCAAAAGAATGTGGCTTTGTATCAGTTTAGGAATGGAATTCCTTTGTCTACTGCTGCTACTGCTAATTTCACCCGTGGTGAACTCGCTACCGCGTTGCGAAAG AACCCATACTCTGTGAATATTCTTTTGGCTGGCTATGACGAGGAAACCGGGCCATCTCTCTACTTCATAGACTACATTGCAACTCTCCACAAGGTAGACAAGGCGGCTTTTGGCTATGGTGCCTACTTCGCCCTCTCCATGATGGACAGGCATTACCACAGTGGCATGTCACTTGAAAAAGCTACTGACTTGGTCGACAAATGCATCTTAGAGATCAGGTCAAGGCTTGTTGTAGCCCCACCAAATTTCGTGATCAAAATTGTCGACAAGGACGGTGCAAGAGAGCACGCTTGGCGTGAGTCCATTAAAGATCAGAGTGCTGCTTCTGAGTGA